Proteins from one Eubalaena glacialis isolate mEubGla1 chromosome 8, mEubGla1.1.hap2.+ XY, whole genome shotgun sequence genomic window:
- the LOC133096194 gene encoding large ribosomal subunit protein uL29-like yields MDDLKVELSQLHVSKVTGSAASKLYKIRVVCKSIACVLAAINQTQKENLRKFYKGKKYKPLELQPKKICTMHCQLNKREENLKTKQQQWKQWL; encoded by the coding sequence ATGGATGACCTGAAAGTGGAGCTGTCCCAGCTGCATGTTTCCAAAGTGACAGGCAGTGCAGCATCCAAACTCTATAAGATTCGAGTTGTTTGCAAATCTATTGCCTGTGTTCTCGCTGCCATTAACCAGACTCAGAAAGAGAACCTCAGGAAATTCTACAAGGGCAAGAAGTACAAACCCCTGGAACTGCAGCCCAAGAAAATATGTACTATGCACTGCCAGCTCAACAAGCGTGAGGAGAACCTGAAGACCAAGCAGCAGCAATGGAAGCAATGGTTGTGA